Proteins encoded within one genomic window of Vespula vulgaris chromosome 16, iyVesVulg1.1, whole genome shotgun sequence:
- the LOC127069699 gene encoding uncharacterized protein LOC127069699 isoform X5 translates to MFKLGRILCKHSPKSDDPENKKVKASSSKSKCVVKSEKHQERSTSIPVFEETKTRDESKLQLGKGRKGSGSILCSPRKESKDSIARKHYSEEVCKSRTCSKQNCTSEVSDKEVAPSKLTEMINYSVKEAMETLIKQCAMDTVRGNDDSRCLGRTRCYPCDYPRKYDKRASCMKRCKGPIPLCPNVKEVCPAKEKKRCKLPENVQTDNRRMTGNVNIYICSEASENQRKEKQKQKSQSCTESSSETTTERTDSSCARTSTSISSAKVVSNVETRCQPLEEGKLDNCFSMGDTPCAVQSDESNGTCCDRKYDDSLEMDDHSEFSSCESCRSMDIDSMMSSTSSTRDGCCCQGTASSYIDVHHDLSCLKPRFTICSDKFESPCAATIYHKCPAYDEAGDSCVQRSVCTRRPRSRCQDSLSRSMDHRCGYYGGVHKCCCKKRPRFRPIKRRSSFDVLHARGLCRKWSRCSCILEEDEIEDPMQHATCADIFNEETLNGPDCRIHKSVDNCNVQTMTTSKTELKDEDIIETKKKTSSKCLHKKRKDVSKTHMKISSVQKINPATKKSTIKVVSSSEKSSSSPKQVCTEVDKNLKVECPETSAKKCVKEGQKQKSLSEKKSRCTFFGRSIKKAINIVKPSKMCDKDNRTNCRTKPVQSTKSKIEICCPDEKEKIRSPDCLQEIEQRKQEETLDGCKVTGSSSKRPKTKLQTMLAHKKTSKSEEISYIKKTGDTKKVERVKDTKEKSELLKSKDATGDFEEDCTKITIFKGEPENLGCQADSYSYEKKCSKPTISRCCYCCLPVVDCICECHPPACECHPIVVDNCECDKPKTCDEFCQTGSFYRGAKNVEDDERKGRCYVSHRCGRSPDRNIQRRTMPFSRICCYCKALPCRCKKGKITIRRPRAKCYYCKSCPCTCISAREFNKSRSCKCGDSPCRAKEKETKACGKAFNDARK, encoded by the exons atgtttaaattgggAAGGATACTTTGTAAACACTCACCGAAATCCGACGACCcggaaaataagaaagttaaAGCTTCCTCTTCGAAATCGAAATGCGTTGTTAAATCGGAGAAGCATCAAGAAAGATCGACTTCGATACCCGTTTTTGAAGAAACGAAGACGCGAGACGAATCGAAATTGCAACTAggtaaaggaaggaaagggagCGGCTCGATATTATGTTCTCCAAGAAAAGAGAGCAAAGATAGTATTGCAAGAAAACATTATTCCGAAGAAGTTTGTAAATCGAGGACTTGTTCTAAACAAAACTGCACGTCGGAAGTATCTGACAAAGAAGTTGCTCCGTCGAAACTAACCGAGATGATAAACTATTCGGTCAAAGAAGCTATGGAAACATTAATAAAGCAGTGTGCAATG GATACAGTAAGGGGCAATGACGATAGTAGATGCTTAGGGAGAACCCGTTGTTATCCATGCGATTATCCGAGAAAATATGACAAGCGAGCGTCCTGTATGAAAAGATGTAAGGGACCTATCCCGCTATGTCCTAATGTAAAAGAAGTTTGTCcggcgaaagagaaaaagcgttGTAAATTGCCAGAAAATGTACAAACGGATAATCGCCGAATGACCGGAAAtgttaacatttatatatgttcgGAAGCTAGCGAGAATCAG cgcaaagaaaaacaaaaacaaaagtcTCAATCCTGCACAGAATCGAGTTCCGAAACGACAACCGAACGCACGGACTCGTCGTGCGCACGAACATCCACCAGTATATCATCTGCCAAAGTCGTGAGTAATGTAGAAACAAGGTGTCAACCTttggaagaaggaaaattgGATAATTGTTTCTCGATGGGAGATACACCATGCGCCGTTCAGAGCGACGAAAGTAATGGCACTTGCTGCGATAGAAAGTACGACGATTCGTTGGAGATGGACGATCATTCCGAATTTTCGAGTTGTGAGTCATGTAGAAGCATGGACATTGACAGCATGATGTCCTCTACTTCTTCCACGAGAGATGGTTGTTGTTGTCAAGGCACAGCATCGAGTTACATCGACGTTCATCATGACTTGTCGTGCTTAAAACCCAGATTCACGATTTGTAGCGATAAATTCGAGAGTCCCTGTGCCGCAACGATTTATCACAAATGTCCTGCTTATGACGAGGCAGGTGATTCTTGCGTGCAGAGATCCGTTTGTACGAGAAGACCACGTTCACGTTGTCAAGATTCGTTGAGCCGATCTATGGATCATCGTTGTGGCTATTACGGTGGTGTGCACAAATGCTGTTGTAAAAAACGACCAAGATTTCGAccaattaaaagaagaagctcGTTTGATGTTCTCCATGCAAGAGGATTATGTCGCAAGTGGTCGAGATGTTCTTGTATCTTAGAAGAGGACGAAATAGAAGATCCGATGCAACATGCGACGTGTGCagatatttttaacgaagaaacATTAAACGGCCCGGATTGTAGGATTCATAAATCTGTAGATAATTGTAATGTGCAGACAATGACAACTTCGAAAACCGAGCTGAAGGATGAAGAtataatagaaacgaaaaagaaaacatcttCGAAATGTTTACACAAAAAGCGAAAAGATGTTTCAAAAACACACATGAAAATATCATCCGTACAGAAGATAAATCCTGCTACAAAAAAATCAACAATCAAAGTTGTTTCTTCCTCAGAAAAAAGTAGTAGCTCGCCGAAGCAAGTTTGTACCGAGGTAGATAAGAATCTAAAAGTTGAATGTCCAGAAACGTCCGCCAAAAAATGTGTAAAAGAGGGACAGAAACAAAAGAGCTTATCGGAGAAGAAATCTAGGTGTACGTTCTTCGGTCGATCCATTAAAAAGGCAATAAATATAGTGAAGCCGAGCAAAATGTGTGACAAAGATAATCGAACGAATTGTCGGACGAAACCAGTTCAAAGTACCAAATCTAAAATCGAAATATGTTGTCCAG atgaaaaagagaagattagAAGTCCCGATTGTTTGCAAGAAATCGAACaaagaaaacaggaagaaACGTTAGACGGATGTAAGGTAACTGGAAGTTCAAGTAAACGGCCGAAAACGAAATTACAAACTATGTTGGCACATAAGAAAACGTCGAAATCGGAAGaaataagttatataaaaaagacgGGAGATACGAAAAAAGTTGAACGCGTTAaagatacgaaagagaaaagtgaatTGTTAAAGAGTAAAGATGCGACAGGCGATTTCGAAGAAGACTGTACTAAGATAACGATATTTAAAGGAGAACCGGAAAATCTTGGTTGTCAAGCCGATAGTTATTCTTACGAGAAGAAATGCTCGAAACCCACGATAAGCAGATGCTGTTACTGTTGTCTACCTGTTGTAGATTGTATCTGTGAAT gtCATCCTCCCGCATGCGAGTGCCATCCTATTGTAGTGGATAATTGCGAGTGCGACAAACCGAAAACATGTGACGAGTTTTGTCAAACCGGAAGTTTCTATag AGGTGCTAAAAACGTGGAAGATGACGAAAGGAAGGGGAGGTGTTATGTCAg TCACAGATGCGGTCGAAGTCCAGACAGGAACATTCAACGAAGAACGATGCCTTTTTCTCGTATTTGCTGTTATTGTAAAGCATTACCTTGTAgatgtaaaaaaggaaaaataactATAAGGAGACCACGGgcaaaatgttattattgCAAAAGTTGTCCCTGCAC CTGTATCAGTGCAAGGGAATTTAACAAATCAAGGTCATGCAAGTGTGGTGATTCACCGTGCCGTgcaaaagagaaggaaactaAGGCATGTGGAAAGGCATTCAATGATGCTCGGAAgtaa
- the LOC127069699 gene encoding uncharacterized protein LOC127069699 isoform X2, which translates to MFKLGRILCKHSPKSDDPENKKVKASSSKSKCVVKSEKHQERSTSIPVFEETKTRDESKLQLGKGRKGSGSILCSPRKESKDSIARKHYSEEVCKSRTCSKQNCTSEVSDKEVAPSKLTEMINYSVKEAMETLIKQCAMDTVRGNDDSRCLGRTRCYPCDYPRKYDKRASCMKRCKGPIPLCPNVKEVCPAKEKKRCKLPENVQTDNRRMTGNVNIYICSEASENQRKEKQKQKSQSCTESSSETTTERTDSSCARTSTSISSAKVVSNVETRCQPLEEGKLDNCFSMGDTPCAVQSDESNGTCCDRKYDDSLEMDDHSEFSSCESCRSMDIDSMMSSTSSTRDGCCCQGTASSYIDVHHDLSCLKPRFTICSDKFESPCAATIYHKCPAYDEAGDSCVQRSVCTRRPRSRCQDSLSRSMDHRCGYYGGVHKCCCKKRPRFRPIKRRSSFDVLHARGLCRKWSRCSCILEEDEIEDPMQHATCADIFNEETLNGPDCRIHKSVDNCNVQTMTTSKTELKDEDIIETKKKTSSKCLHKKRKDVSKTHMKISSVQKINPATKKSTIKVVSSSEKSSSSPKQVCTEVDKNLKVECPETSAKKCVKEGQKQKSLSEKKSRCTFFGRSIKKAINIVKPSKMCDKDNRTNCRTKPVQSTKSKIEICCPDEKEKIRSPDCLQEIEQRKQEETLDGCKVTGSSSKRPKTKLQTMLAHKKTSKSEEISYIKKTGDTKKVERVKDTKEKSELLKSKDATGDFEEDCTKITIFKGEPENLGCQADSYSYEKKCSKPTISRCCYCCLPVVDCICECHPPACECHPIVVDNCECDKPKTCDEFCQTGSFYRYDVLCLDCHKPKDKCCCKTTCVDHCIPKYQRACNETICVYCEYPKDKCICRAPIRKCSYCNLSFDVCKCREFYNGRPIVTDCDGDQKICVTAWKPKAEVRRYFSRNFDAFRSDSLDECCCHETHKAYCFNDLPYQRLSIFSDVMSELQQKISDSVCCERCKMTPCCCRGAKNVEDDERKGRCYVSHRCGRSPDRNIQRRTMPFSRICCYCKALPCRCKKGKITIRRPRAKCYYCKSCPCTCISAREFNKSRSCKCGDSPCRAKEKETKACGKAFNDARK; encoded by the exons atgtttaaattgggAAGGATACTTTGTAAACACTCACCGAAATCCGACGACCcggaaaataagaaagttaaAGCTTCCTCTTCGAAATCGAAATGCGTTGTTAAATCGGAGAAGCATCAAGAAAGATCGACTTCGATACCCGTTTTTGAAGAAACGAAGACGCGAGACGAATCGAAATTGCAACTAggtaaaggaaggaaagggagCGGCTCGATATTATGTTCTCCAAGAAAAGAGAGCAAAGATAGTATTGCAAGAAAACATTATTCCGAAGAAGTTTGTAAATCGAGGACTTGTTCTAAACAAAACTGCACGTCGGAAGTATCTGACAAAGAAGTTGCTCCGTCGAAACTAACCGAGATGATAAACTATTCGGTCAAAGAAGCTATGGAAACATTAATAAAGCAGTGTGCAATG GATACAGTAAGGGGCAATGACGATAGTAGATGCTTAGGGAGAACCCGTTGTTATCCATGCGATTATCCGAGAAAATATGACAAGCGAGCGTCCTGTATGAAAAGATGTAAGGGACCTATCCCGCTATGTCCTAATGTAAAAGAAGTTTGTCcggcgaaagagaaaaagcgttGTAAATTGCCAGAAAATGTACAAACGGATAATCGCCGAATGACCGGAAAtgttaacatttatatatgttcgGAAGCTAGCGAGAATCAG cgcaaagaaaaacaaaaacaaaagtcTCAATCCTGCACAGAATCGAGTTCCGAAACGACAACCGAACGCACGGACTCGTCGTGCGCACGAACATCCACCAGTATATCATCTGCCAAAGTCGTGAGTAATGTAGAAACAAGGTGTCAACCTttggaagaaggaaaattgGATAATTGTTTCTCGATGGGAGATACACCATGCGCCGTTCAGAGCGACGAAAGTAATGGCACTTGCTGCGATAGAAAGTACGACGATTCGTTGGAGATGGACGATCATTCCGAATTTTCGAGTTGTGAGTCATGTAGAAGCATGGACATTGACAGCATGATGTCCTCTACTTCTTCCACGAGAGATGGTTGTTGTTGTCAAGGCACAGCATCGAGTTACATCGACGTTCATCATGACTTGTCGTGCTTAAAACCCAGATTCACGATTTGTAGCGATAAATTCGAGAGTCCCTGTGCCGCAACGATTTATCACAAATGTCCTGCTTATGACGAGGCAGGTGATTCTTGCGTGCAGAGATCCGTTTGTACGAGAAGACCACGTTCACGTTGTCAAGATTCGTTGAGCCGATCTATGGATCATCGTTGTGGCTATTACGGTGGTGTGCACAAATGCTGTTGTAAAAAACGACCAAGATTTCGAccaattaaaagaagaagctcGTTTGATGTTCTCCATGCAAGAGGATTATGTCGCAAGTGGTCGAGATGTTCTTGTATCTTAGAAGAGGACGAAATAGAAGATCCGATGCAACATGCGACGTGTGCagatatttttaacgaagaaacATTAAACGGCCCGGATTGTAGGATTCATAAATCTGTAGATAATTGTAATGTGCAGACAATGACAACTTCGAAAACCGAGCTGAAGGATGAAGAtataatagaaacgaaaaagaaaacatcttCGAAATGTTTACACAAAAAGCGAAAAGATGTTTCAAAAACACACATGAAAATATCATCCGTACAGAAGATAAATCCTGCTACAAAAAAATCAACAATCAAAGTTGTTTCTTCCTCAGAAAAAAGTAGTAGCTCGCCGAAGCAAGTTTGTACCGAGGTAGATAAGAATCTAAAAGTTGAATGTCCAGAAACGTCCGCCAAAAAATGTGTAAAAGAGGGACAGAAACAAAAGAGCTTATCGGAGAAGAAATCTAGGTGTACGTTCTTCGGTCGATCCATTAAAAAGGCAATAAATATAGTGAAGCCGAGCAAAATGTGTGACAAAGATAATCGAACGAATTGTCGGACGAAACCAGTTCAAAGTACCAAATCTAAAATCGAAATATGTTGTCCAG atgaaaaagagaagattagAAGTCCCGATTGTTTGCAAGAAATCGAACaaagaaaacaggaagaaACGTTAGACGGATGTAAGGTAACTGGAAGTTCAAGTAAACGGCCGAAAACGAAATTACAAACTATGTTGGCACATAAGAAAACGTCGAAATCGGAAGaaataagttatataaaaaagacgGGAGATACGAAAAAAGTTGAACGCGTTAaagatacgaaagagaaaagtgaatTGTTAAAGAGTAAAGATGCGACAGGCGATTTCGAAGAAGACTGTACTAAGATAACGATATTTAAAGGAGAACCGGAAAATCTTGGTTGTCAAGCCGATAGTTATTCTTACGAGAAGAAATGCTCGAAACCCACGATAAGCAGATGCTGTTACTGTTGTCTACCTGTTGTAGATTGTATCTGTGAAT gtCATCCTCCCGCATGCGAGTGCCATCCTATTGTAGTGGATAATTGCGAGTGCGACAAACCGAAAACATGTGACGAGTTTTGTCAAACCGGAAGTTTCTATag GTATGATGTACTGTGTCTCGATTGTCACAAACCAAAGGACAAGTGTTGTTGTAAAACAACCTGCGTTGATCATTGCATTCCAAAATATCAACGCGCATGTAACGAGACCATTTGTGTTTATTGCGAATATCCTAAAGATAAATGTATTTGTAGAGCACCGATTCGTAAATGTTCTTATTGCAATCTCTCCTTCGACGTCTGTAAATGTCGTGAATTTTACAATGGTAGACCCATCGTCACTGATTGTGACGGTGATCAAAAGATATGTGTTACGGCTTGGAAACCTAAAGCGGAAGTAAgacgatatttttcaagaaatttcgATGCCTTTCGATCGGATTCCCTTGATGAATGTTGCTGTCATGAAACGCATAAAGCTTATTGTTTTAACGATCTACCTTATCAACGATTGAGTATTTTTTCGGATGTGATGAGCGAActtcaacaaaaaataagtGATTCTGTGTGTTGTGAAAGATGTAAAATGACTCCTTGTTGTTGCAGAGGTGCTAAAAACGTGGAAGATGACGAAAGGAAGGGGAGGTGTTATGTCAg TCACAGATGCGGTCGAAGTCCAGACAGGAACATTCAACGAAGAACGATGCCTTTTTCTCGTATTTGCTGTTATTGTAAAGCATTACCTTGTAgatgtaaaaaaggaaaaataactATAAGGAGACCACGGgcaaaatgttattattgCAAAAGTTGTCCCTGCAC CTGTATCAGTGCAAGGGAATTTAACAAATCAAGGTCATGCAAGTGTGGTGATTCACCGTGCCGTgcaaaagagaaggaaactaAGGCATGTGGAAAGGCATTCAATGATGCTCGGAAgtaa